The Rhodoferax sediminis genome has a segment encoding these proteins:
- the yidC gene encoding membrane protein insertase YidC: MNDIRRTILWVIFGFSMVLLWDQWQVYNGHKATFFPSPAAVTVKTPASGNPPAGHDSLPTSSGAANSVAPVTQVPGAVAALPATTTAAAPRQQIVVTTDVLKLTFDTEGGSVIRAELLKDAGDEDKSKPFVLLQDDPQHLYVAQTGLIAGAGGGSFPTHKTLMTAVPGARTLQDGASDVVVQFESPDVGGVKLVKTYTLHRGSYVMSVKFDVVNTGTAAVSPQLYLQLVRDGNLPEKSSKFYSTFTGPAVYTEAKKYQKIDFKKIDENKVDIEKESDNGYVAMVQHYFASVWLLGDGIQRDLFARKVDTNLYAVGMITPLGSIAPGASRSVQARLFTGPQEEKKLESIAPGMELVKDYGWVTILAKPLYWLLYNIHRFLDNWGWSIVALVVLLKAAFYWLNAKAYASMAKMKAINPKIMAMRERLKDKPQEMQQEMMKIYREEKVNPMGGCFPIMIQIPVFIALYWVLLSSVEMRGAPWILWIHDLSSPDPFYILPLVMAATSLLQTALNPAPPDPMQAKLMWIMPLAFSVMFFFFPAGLVVYYITNNALSIVQQWIINTRMGVPPQFHLPKF; this comes from the coding sequence ATGAACGACATCCGCCGCACCATCCTGTGGGTGATTTTTGGTTTTTCCATGGTCCTGCTGTGGGACCAATGGCAGGTTTACAACGGCCACAAGGCCACCTTCTTCCCGTCACCCGCAGCCGTCACGGTCAAGACGCCGGCGTCGGGGAACCCGCCTGCGGGGCATGACAGCCTGCCCACGAGCAGCGGCGCCGCAAATTCTGTAGCGCCTGTCACACAGGTACCGGGGGCTGTCGCCGCATTGCCGGCTACCACCACGGCCGCTGCGCCGCGCCAGCAGATCGTTGTGACCACCGATGTGCTCAAGCTGACCTTCGACACCGAAGGCGGCTCGGTAATTCGTGCCGAACTGCTCAAGGATGCCGGCGACGAAGACAAGAGCAAGCCTTTTGTGCTGCTGCAGGACGATCCGCAGCACTTGTACGTGGCCCAGACCGGACTGATCGCGGGTGCCGGCGGTGGCAGCTTCCCGACCCACAAGACCCTGATGACGGCCGTGCCCGGCGCGCGCACGCTGCAGGACGGCGCCAGTGACGTGGTGGTCCAGTTCGAGTCGCCCGACGTGGGCGGCGTCAAGCTGGTCAAGACCTATACCCTGCACCGCGGCTCCTACGTCATGTCGGTCAAGTTCGATGTGGTCAATACCGGCACGGCCGCCGTCTCGCCGCAGCTGTACCTGCAGCTGGTACGCGACGGCAACCTGCCCGAAAAGTCATCGAAGTTCTATTCCACTTTCACCGGGCCGGCCGTCTACACCGAGGCCAAGAAGTACCAGAAGATCGACTTCAAGAAAATCGACGAAAACAAGGTCGACATCGAGAAGGAATCGGACAACGGCTATGTGGCGATGGTGCAGCACTACTTTGCCAGCGTCTGGCTGCTCGGCGACGGCATCCAGCGCGACCTGTTCGCGCGCAAGGTCGATACCAATCTGTACGCGGTCGGCATGATCACGCCGCTGGGCAGTATCGCGCCGGGCGCCAGCCGCTCGGTGCAGGCGCGGCTGTTCACCGGCCCCCAGGAAGAAAAGAAACTCGAGTCGATCGCTCCCGGGATGGAGCTGGTGAAGGACTACGGCTGGGTCACGATCCTGGCCAAGCCCCTGTACTGGCTGCTCTACAACATCCACCGCTTTCTGGACAACTGGGGCTGGTCGATCGTGGCGCTGGTGGTGCTGCTCAAGGCCGCGTTTTACTGGCTGAACGCCAAGGCCTACGCGAGCATGGCCAAGATGAAGGCCATCAACCCCAAGATCATGGCCATGCGCGAGCGGCTGAAAGACAAGCCGCAGGAAATGCAGCAGGAGATGATGAAGATCTACCGCGAGGAGAAGGTCAACCCCATGGGCGGGTGCTTTCCCATCATGATCCAGATCCCGGTGTTCATCGCGCTGTACTGGGTGCTGCTGTCCAGCGTCGAGATGCGCGGCGCGCCCTGGATCCTGTGGATTCACGACCTGTCCTCGCCCGACCCGTTTTACATCCTGCCGCTCGTGATGGCGGCTACTTCCCTGCTGCAGACGGCGCTGAACCCCGCGCCGCCCGATCCGATGCAGGCCAAGCTGATGTGGATCATGCCGCTGGCGTTCTCCGTGATGTTCTTCTTCTTCCCGGCCGGGCTGGTGGTGTACTACATCACCAACAATGCCCTGTCCATCGTGCAGCAGTGGATCATCAACACCCGCATGGGCGTGCCGCCGCAGTTCCACCTGCCGAAGTTCTGA
- a CDS encoding monovalent cation:proton antiporter family protein, translating into MSALQLTLLYLLAAVLGVVACRSLKLPPMLGYLAVGVIIGPHALALAQDSEGVKYLGEFGVVFLMFVIGLEFNLPKLRAMRRHVFGLGLFQVLLTIVLATMASLMFAAMAPTLWHMRWQSALALSGAVAMSSTAIVVKLMAERLELESEHGQRVMGVLLFQDLAVVPLLVLIPALGSTPEKLLLALAVASLKAIVLIAIVLTGGQRLMRWWLTLVARRKSQELFVLNLLLVTLGLAWLTELAGLSLALGAFIAGMLISETQYKHQVETDIRPFHDVLLGLFFITIGMLLDWRPVVAQWPLVLVLLTLPVLFKLVMITALARALGATAGTALRTGLYLAQAGEFGFVLLTLARENALVPPALLDPILASMVLSMLATPLIIMYSNRIVMKLVSGEWLQQSLQMTTIARQSINANRHVIICGYGRSGQNLARMLERENIPYMALDLDPDRVRQAAAAGDSVVFGDAGRLQALIAAGLVRASAVVVTYLDVPAALKVLANARAHAPHVPVIVRTQDDQALDQLRQAGATEVVPESIEGSLMLASHALALVGVPMRRVLRTVQDQRDARYNLLKGYFHGADDDTVNELGQERLSTLTLPPGAQSIGKALGHLALQAVGVRIVSLRRSNGKPVPTDDTLALQDSDTLVLSGTPEALALATDKLLKG; encoded by the coding sequence ATGTCCGCGCTGCAACTCACGCTGTTATACCTGCTGGCCGCGGTGCTGGGGGTGGTGGCTTGCCGCTCCCTGAAGCTGCCGCCCATGCTCGGCTATCTGGCCGTGGGCGTGATCATCGGCCCGCATGCGCTGGCGCTGGCGCAGGATTCGGAGGGCGTCAAGTACCTGGGCGAGTTCGGCGTGGTGTTCCTGATGTTCGTGATCGGGCTGGAATTCAACCTGCCCAAGCTGCGCGCCATGCGCCGCCATGTCTTCGGCCTGGGTTTGTTCCAGGTGCTGCTCACCATCGTGCTGGCGACGATGGCCTCGCTGATGTTCGCCGCGATGGCGCCCACCCTGTGGCACATGCGCTGGCAGAGCGCGCTGGCGCTGTCCGGCGCCGTGGCGATGAGCAGCACCGCCATCGTGGTCAAGCTGATGGCCGAGCGGCTCGAGCTGGAATCCGAACACGGCCAGCGCGTGATGGGCGTGCTGCTGTTCCAGGACCTGGCCGTGGTGCCGCTGCTGGTGCTCATTCCCGCCCTCGGCTCCACTCCGGAAAAACTGCTGCTGGCCCTTGCCGTTGCTTCACTGAAAGCTATTGTTTTAATAGCAATCGTGCTGACCGGCGGGCAGCGCCTGATGCGCTGGTGGCTGACCCTGGTGGCGCGGCGCAAAAGCCAGGAGCTGTTTGTGCTGAACCTGCTGCTGGTCACGCTGGGGCTGGCCTGGCTGACCGAGCTGGCGGGGCTGAGCCTGGCACTGGGCGCCTTTATCGCGGGCATGCTGATTTCCGAGACGCAGTACAAACACCAGGTCGAGACCGATATCCGCCCGTTCCACGACGTGCTGCTGGGCCTGTTCTTCATCACCATCGGCATGCTGCTCGACTGGCGCCCGGTCGTCGCACAATGGCCGCTGGTGCTCGTGCTGCTGACGCTGCCGGTGCTGTTCAAGCTGGTCATGATCACGGCTCTGGCCAGGGCCCTGGGTGCGACGGCCGGCACGGCCCTGCGTACCGGCCTGTACCTGGCGCAGGCCGGCGAGTTTGGTTTTGTGCTGCTCACGCTGGCCCGGGAAAACGCCCTGGTGCCGCCGGCGCTGCTGGACCCGATTCTGGCCAGCATGGTGCTGTCAATGCTGGCCACGCCGTTGATCATCATGTACAGCAACCGTATCGTGATGAAGCTGGTCAGCGGCGAATGGCTGCAGCAGTCGCTGCAGATGACCACGATTGCGCGCCAGTCGATCAATGCCAACCGGCACGTGATCATTTGCGGCTACGGACGCAGCGGCCAGAACCTGGCGCGCATGCTCGAGCGCGAGAACATTCCCTACATGGCGCTGGACCTGGATCCGGACCGGGTGCGGCAGGCCGCCGCCGCCGGCGACTCGGTGGTGTTTGGCGATGCCGGCCGCCTGCAGGCGCTGATCGCCGCCGGATTGGTGCGCGCCAGCGCTGTAGTGGTCACCTACCTCGATGTGCCGGCGGCCTTGAAAGTACTGGCCAACGCGCGCGCCCACGCGCCGCACGTGCCCGTCATCGTGCGCACCCAGGACGACCAGGCGCTGGACCAACTGCGCCAGGCCGGCGCCACCGAAGTGGTGCCGGAATCGATTGAAGGCTCTCTCATGCTGGCCAGCCATGCGCTGGCACTGGTCGGCGTGCCGATGCGCCGCGTGCTGCGCACGGTGCAGGACCAGCGCGATGCGCGCTACAACCTGCTCAAGGGGTATTTCCACGGCGCCGACGACGACACCGTGAACGAACTGGGGCAGGAGCGGCTGTCCACCCTGACACTGCCGCCGGGCGCGCAGTCCATCGGCAAGGCGCTGGGCCATCTGGCGCTGCAGGCCGTGGGCGTGCGCATCGTCAGCCTGCGCCGCAGCAACGGCAAACCGGTACCGACCGATGACACGCTGGCGCTGCAGGACAGCGACACACTGGTGCTGTCGGGCACGCCCGAGGCGCTGGCCCTGGCCACCGACAAACTTCTGAAAGGCTGA
- the yidD gene encoding membrane protein insertion efficiency factor YidD: MIKTLLISLVKGYRLLLSPWLGSSCRFEPSCSAYSLQALQQHGAAAGSYLTLRRLVRCHPWCDGGHDPVPDTLKTLPLAKLRLFTQLSVHSTQHSSQKKSS; this comes from the coding sequence ATGATCAAAACCTTGCTGATTTCCCTCGTCAAGGGCTACCGCTTGCTGCTCAGCCCCTGGCTGGGCTCGTCGTGCCGCTTCGAGCCCAGCTGCTCCGCCTATTCGCTGCAGGCGCTGCAGCAGCACGGCGCCGCGGCCGGCAGCTACCTCACGCTCAGGCGGCTGGTGCGCTGCCATCCCTGGTGCGACGGGGGCCACGATCCGGTACCTGACACATTGAAGACCTTGCCTCTAGCAAAACTCCGGTTGTTTACCCAACTGTCCGTGCACTCCACGCAACACTCCTCACAAAAGAAGTCTTCATGA
- the lptC gene encoding LPS export ABC transporter periplasmic protein LptC, whose protein sequence is MNRPLAIARDLWERVAIYLPIILMTVLALGTYWLVRNTPIFGAPEPAAPVRHEPDYFMRKFAVKTFDGAGHLKSEVFGTEGRHYPDTDTLEISNARIRSISPQGRITVATGNRALSNSDASQVQLFGNAVVVREPATDARGHVLPRLEFRGEFLNAYTNSERVSSNKPVTLTRGNDQFTADSMDYDNYEGVLDLKGRVKGLLVPSPARPPVAK, encoded by the coding sequence GTGAACAGGCCGCTCGCCATTGCGCGCGATCTGTGGGAGCGCGTGGCCATCTACCTGCCCATCATCTTGATGACGGTGCTGGCGCTGGGCACCTACTGGCTGGTGCGCAATACGCCCATTTTCGGCGCGCCCGAGCCTGCGGCGCCGGTGCGCCACGAGCCCGACTATTTCATGCGCAAATTTGCGGTCAAGACTTTCGACGGCGCGGGCCACCTCAAGAGCGAGGTGTTCGGCACCGAGGGGCGCCACTATCCCGACACCGACACGCTGGAGATCAGCAATGCACGCATCCGCTCGATCAGTCCGCAGGGGCGCATCACCGTGGCCACCGGCAATCGCGCGCTGAGCAACAGCGACGCCTCGCAGGTGCAGCTGTTTGGCAACGCCGTCGTGGTGCGCGAGCCCGCCACCGATGCTCGTGGCCACGTCCTGCCGCGCCTGGAATTCCGCGGCGAATTCCTGAACGCCTACACCAACAGCGAGCGCGTCTCCTCCAACAAACCCGTCACCCTGACGCGGGGCAATGACCAGTTCACGGCCGACTCGATGGACTACGACAACTACGAAGGCGTGCTCGACCTCAAGGGGCGTGTCAAGGGGCTGCTGGTGCCGAGTCCGGCCAGGCCCCCGGTCGCGAAATAA
- a CDS encoding Crp/Fnr family transcriptional regulator, with amino-acid sequence MSFPPSASVKFNVQDLIRVIALDSVYDAFNPTLTTAQWDVLGSYLQPFALAQGQVLIEQGALDRTLYFIESGTLSVHYEDEEGRMSLALVGAGSVVGEGAFFSRQPRNASAVGSGPCKLWCLTPIRFAELANRQPALALEVALALGAVIAKRMSSKPRRVAVT; translated from the coding sequence ATGAGTTTCCCCCCGTCTGCCTCCGTCAAATTCAATGTGCAGGATTTAATCCGGGTTATCGCCCTGGATTCCGTCTATGACGCGTTCAACCCGACGCTGACGACGGCCCAGTGGGACGTGCTGGGCAGCTACCTGCAGCCCTTTGCGCTCGCGCAGGGCCAGGTGCTGATCGAGCAGGGTGCGCTGGACCGCACGCTGTATTTCATCGAAAGCGGCACGCTCAGCGTGCATTACGAAGATGAAGAAGGCCGCATGAGCCTGGCCCTGGTCGGCGCCGGCTCGGTGGTGGGCGAAGGCGCGTTCTTCTCGCGCCAGCCGCGCAACGCCAGCGCCGTGGGCTCCGGCCCCTGCAAGCTGTGGTGCCTGACCCCGATCCGCTTCGCCGAACTGGCCAACCGCCAGCCGGCGCTGGCGCTTGAGGTGGCGCTGGCGCTGGGGGCGGTCATCGCCAAGCGCATGTCGAGCAAGCCCCGGCGCGTTGCGGTGACCTGA
- the dnaA gene encoding chromosomal replication initiator protein DnaA: MTEGQNSSLAGHASPNAGPSLWLACIDQLAQELPEQQFNTWIKPLVAQVADDLSKVTIFVANRFKLDWVRAQYSGRISGLLEKLYGQSIQVELALAPREISSKRYISATTPELGSTPEPAGLGDDAAPGLFKNRLNSALTFDTLVEGTANRMARAAAMHVATTPGQLYNPLFIYGGVGLGKTHLMHAVGNKLLAERPDAKVLYIHAEQFVSDVVKAYQRKTFDEFKERYHSLDLLLIDDVQFFANKDRTQEEFFNAFEALLAKKSHIVMTSDTYPKGLADIHERLVSRFDAGLTVAIEPPELEMRVAILINKSRAEGAEMPEEVAFFVAKNVRSNVRELEGALRKILAYSRFNQKEISIQLARDALRDLLSIQNRQISVENIQKTVADYYKIKVADMYSKKRPASIARPRQIAMYLAKELTQKSLPEIGELFGGRDHTTVLHAVRKIGGERQQMTELNQQLHVLEQTLKG; encoded by the coding sequence ATGACCGAGGGACAAAACTCCAGTCTGGCCGGGCATGCCAGCCCGAACGCCGGCCCCAGCCTGTGGCTGGCCTGCATCGACCAACTGGCTCAGGAGCTGCCGGAACAACAGTTCAATACCTGGATCAAGCCGCTGGTGGCGCAGGTTGCCGACGACCTCTCCAAGGTCACCATCTTCGTTGCCAACCGCTTCAAACTCGACTGGGTCCGGGCCCAATACTCCGGCCGTATTTCAGGTTTACTGGAAAAACTTTACGGCCAGTCCATCCAGGTTGAGTTAGCACTTGCTCCTCGGGAGATATCGAGTAAAAGGTACATTTCGGCTACCACCCCCGAGTTGGGCAGTACGCCCGAGCCCGCCGGGCTGGGCGATGACGCCGCGCCGGGCCTGTTCAAGAACCGCCTCAATTCCGCGCTGACCTTCGACACCCTGGTGGAGGGCACGGCCAACCGCATGGCCCGCGCCGCCGCGATGCACGTGGCGACCACGCCGGGCCAGCTGTACAACCCCCTGTTCATCTATGGCGGCGTCGGTTTGGGCAAGACCCACCTGATGCATGCGGTGGGCAACAAACTGCTGGCCGAGCGGCCCGACGCCAAAGTTCTCTACATCCACGCCGAGCAGTTCGTCTCGGATGTGGTTAAGGCCTATCAACGCAAGACTTTTGACGAATTCAAGGAGCGCTATCACTCGCTCGATTTATTACTGATCGACGATGTGCAGTTCTTCGCCAACAAGGACCGCACCCAGGAAGAGTTCTTCAATGCCTTCGAGGCCTTGCTGGCCAAGAAGTCGCACATCGTGATGACCAGCGACACCTACCCCAAGGGCCTGGCCGATATCCACGAACGGCTGGTCTCGCGCTTCGACGCCGGCCTGACGGTGGCGATCGAGCCGCCCGAGCTCGAGATGCGGGTCGCGATCCTGATCAACAAATCGCGTGCCGAAGGTGCCGAGATGCCCGAAGAAGTCGCCTTCTTCGTGGCCAAGAACGTGCGCTCCAACGTGCGCGAACTGGAAGGCGCGCTGCGCAAGATCCTGGCGTACTCGCGCTTCAACCAGAAAGAGATCTCGATCCAGCTGGCGCGCGATGCCCTGCGCGACCTGCTCTCGATCCAGAACCGGCAGATCTCGGTCGAGAACATCCAGAAAACCGTGGCCGACTACTACAAGATCAAGGTCGCCGACATGTACTCCAAGAAGCGCCCGGCCAGCATTGCGCGGCCGCGCCAGATCGCCATGTACCTGGCCAAGGAACTCACGCAAAAGAGCCTGCCGGAGATCGGCGAGCT
- a CDS encoding adenine phosphoribosyltransferase, with translation MSSTTDFLRAHIRTVPDWPAPGVQFRDITPLLQDPAVFRVLIDAFVQRYREAAMRVDVVAGLDARGFILGSVVAYQLGVGFVPIRKKGKLPFTTVEETYELEYGSATVELHTDAVKGGDRVLLMDDLIATGGTMMAGKKLLEKLGAHVTEGAAIVDLPELGGSARLRASGMPLFTLLDFAGQ, from the coding sequence ATGAGCTCCACCACCGATTTTCTGCGCGCCCACATCCGCACCGTGCCGGACTGGCCGGCGCCCGGCGTGCAGTTCCGCGACATCACGCCGCTGTTGCAGGACCCCGCGGTGTTTCGCGTGCTGATCGACGCCTTTGTGCAGCGCTATCGGGAGGCCGCCATGCGTGTCGACGTGGTGGCCGGGCTGGACGCGCGCGGCTTCATCCTGGGCTCGGTGGTGGCGTACCAGCTGGGGGTCGGCTTCGTGCCGATCCGCAAAAAAGGCAAGCTGCCGTTCACCACGGTGGAGGAAACCTACGAGCTGGAATACGGCAGCGCCACGGTGGAGCTGCACACCGATGCGGTCAAGGGCGGGGATCGGGTACTGCTGATGGACGACCTGATCGCCACCGGCGGCACCATGATGGCGGGCAAGAAGCTGCTGGAAAAGCTCGGCGCGCACGTCACGGAAGGCGCCGCCATTGTCGATTTGCCCGAGCTCGGCGGCTCGGCCAGGTTGCGTGCGAGCGGCATGCCGCTCTTTACGCTGCTGGATTTCGCCGGCCAGTGA
- the rpmH gene encoding 50S ribosomal protein L34 — protein sequence MKRTYQPSKVRRARTHGFLVRMKTRGGRAVINARRAKGRKRLAV from the coding sequence ATGAAACGCACTTACCAGCCCTCCAAAGTCCGCCGCGCGCGCACCCACGGTTTCCTCGTTCGCATGAAGACCCGCGGTGGCCGTGCCGTGATCAATGCACGCCGCGCCAAGGGCCGCAAGCGTCTGGCGGTTTAA
- a CDS encoding KpsF/GutQ family sugar-phosphate isomerase, with translation MTFDTEQVIRLARETFDIEAAAVLGLKTRVNGSFARAVHRMLEVRGRVVVMGMGKSGHVGRKIAATLASTGTAAMFVHPAEARHGDLGMIKAIDLVLAISYSGESEELISILPVLKRLGVPLVAITGGLQSTLAQHADETLDCGVEKEACPLNLAPTASTTAQLALGDALAVALLDARGFRAEDFARSHPGGALGRKLLTHVSDVMRTGDAVPRVGLHTTFSDLMREMSAKGLGASAVVDGEDRVLGIFTDGDLRRLIEKGVDLRTAAARDVMHPAPRTIRGDALAVDAVELMEQHRITSVLVVDAQDRLCGALNSNDLMRAKVI, from the coding sequence ATGACATTTGATACCGAACAGGTGATCCGGCTGGCCCGCGAAACCTTCGACATCGAGGCCGCCGCCGTGCTCGGCCTCAAGACTCGGGTGAACGGCTCGTTCGCGCGCGCCGTGCACAGGATGCTGGAGGTGCGCGGCCGCGTGGTCGTCATGGGCATGGGCAAGAGCGGCCATGTCGGGCGCAAGATCGCCGCCACGCTGGCCTCCACCGGCACCGCGGCGATGTTCGTGCACCCGGCCGAAGCCAGGCATGGCGACCTCGGCATGATCAAGGCCATCGACCTGGTGCTGGCGATCTCCTACAGCGGCGAGAGTGAAGAGCTGATCTCGATCCTGCCGGTGCTCAAGCGGCTCGGCGTGCCATTGGTGGCCATTACCGGCGGCCTGCAGTCAACGCTGGCGCAGCACGCCGATGAGACGCTCGATTGTGGTGTCGAAAAAGAAGCCTGCCCTCTGAATCTGGCACCCACGGCCAGCACCACGGCGCAGCTGGCGCTCGGCGATGCGCTCGCGGTGGCGCTGCTCGACGCGCGCGGCTTTCGGGCCGAAGACTTTGCGCGTTCGCACCCCGGCGGCGCGCTCGGGCGCAAGCTGCTGACCCATGTGAGCGACGTGATGCGCACGGGCGACGCCGTGCCGCGCGTGGGCCTGCACACAACTTTTAGCGACCTGATGCGCGAAATGAGCGCCAAGGGGCTGGGCGCTTCGGCCGTGGTGGACGGCGAGGATCGCGTGCTGGGCATCTTCACCGACGGCGACTTGCGCCGCCTGATCGAAAAGGGTGTCGATTTGCGCACCGCCGCCGCGCGCGATGTCATGCATCCCGCGCCGCGCACCATCCGCGGCGATGCGCTCGCGGTCGACGCGGTCGAACTGATGGAGCAGCACCGCATCACCAGCGTGCTGGTGGTGGATGCGCAGGACCGGCTGTGCGGCGCGCTCAATAGCAACGACCTGATGCGCGCGAAAGTGATATGA
- a CDS encoding KdsC family phosphatase: MTPTLATACAALPPDGALAPSGGRAALTPALTHAAREPALSFAPGLLLLAQGIRVAFFDVDGVLTDGGLYFSDRGETLKRFHTLDGHGLKLLQKAGITPVVITGRDSKPLRARLQALGITEVYYGTEDKRPAAEATLRALGLDWQQAAAIGDDWPDLAVMRCCAFACAPANAHIEVRAAAQHVTQARGGEGAAREFCDLLLVASGRYAALLAGQEPRA; the protein is encoded by the coding sequence ATGACCCCCACGCTTGCCACTGCGTGTGCTGCACTGCCCCCCGACGGGGCCCTCGCGCCTTCGGGCGGCCGGGCGGCGCTCACGCCGGCTTTGACGCATGCAGCACGGGAGCCCGCGCTGTCCTTCGCACCCGGGCTGCTGCTGCTGGCGCAGGGCATCCGCGTCGCCTTTTTCGACGTGGATGGCGTACTGACCGACGGTGGGCTGTATTTCTCCGATCGGGGCGAGACCCTCAAGCGCTTCCACACACTGGACGGGCACGGCCTCAAGCTGCTGCAAAAGGCCGGTATCACGCCCGTGGTGATCACCGGCCGCGATTCGAAGCCGCTGCGTGCGCGGCTGCAGGCGCTGGGCATCACCGAGGTGTATTACGGCACCGAAGACAAGCGCCCGGCCGCCGAGGCGACGCTGCGCGCGCTCGGGCTGGACTGGCAGCAGGCCGCCGCCATCGGCGACGACTGGCCGGACCTCGCGGTGATGCGCTGCTGCGCCTTCGCCTGCGCCCCGGCGAACGCCCATATCGAGGTGCGGGCCGCCGCGCAGCATGTGACGCAGGCCCGCGGCGGCGAGGGCGCGGCGCGCGAATTTTGTGACCTGCTGCTGGTCGCCAGCGGCCGGTATGCGGCGCTGCTGGCAGGGCAGGAGCCACGCGCGTGA
- the mnmE gene encoding tRNA uridine-5-carboxymethylaminomethyl(34) synthesis GTPase MnmE encodes MPCRSGPATPELAVSLPRHSDPIAAIATAPGRGGVGIVRLSGRSLAPVIEALCGRSLRAREATYLAFRDQDGSAIDHGLAIHFPAPHSYTGEDVLELQAHGGPVVLQLLLARVLAAGAEPDPATGQPRLANLRVAQPGEFTERAFLNDRIDLAQAEAIADLIDASTAAAARSASRSLAGEFSSEIHALRDALIHLRMLVEATLDFPEEDIDFLRQADAHGQLAKLQQTLVRVMARTRQGALLREGIKVVIAGQPNAGKSSLLNALAGAELAIVTPVPGTTRDKVAQTIQIEGVPLHVIDTAGLRESADEVEKIGIARAWAEIEGADAVLFLHDLTRADATEYRAADAGIAGALATKLSKHIPVVEVWNKLDAVPANARDAAPRTGVRLSAKTGAGLDTLRRTLLDIAGWQSAPEGVYIARERHVQALRRVDEHLAQAAGHLASAAQALDLLAEELRLAQNALGEITGEFTSDDLLGVIFSQFCIGK; translated from the coding sequence ATGCCGTGCCGGAGTGGCCCGGCGACACCTGAGTTGGCCGTGTCGCTGCCGCGCCACTCGGACCCCATTGCCGCCATCGCGACGGCGCCCGGGCGCGGCGGCGTGGGGATCGTGCGGCTCAGCGGGAGGTCGCTGGCACCTGTGATCGAAGCGCTGTGCGGCCGCTCTTTGCGCGCGCGTGAGGCCACGTATCTGGCTTTTCGCGACCAGGACGGCTCGGCCATCGACCACGGCCTGGCGATCCACTTTCCGGCGCCGCACTCCTACACTGGTGAGGACGTGCTGGAGCTGCAGGCGCACGGCGGACCGGTAGTGTTGCAGCTGCTGCTGGCACGCGTGCTGGCGGCCGGCGCCGAGCCGGATCCGGCCACCGGCCAGCCGCGGCTCGCCAACCTGCGCGTGGCGCAGCCGGGCGAGTTTACCGAGCGCGCCTTTCTGAACGACAGGATTGACCTGGCGCAGGCCGAAGCCATCGCCGACCTGATCGATGCCTCGACCGCCGCGGCGGCGCGCAGCGCCAGCCGCTCGCTCGCTGGCGAATTCTCCAGCGAGATCCATGCGCTGCGCGACGCGCTGATTCACCTGCGCATGCTGGTCGAGGCGACACTGGATTTTCCCGAGGAGGACATCGACTTCCTGCGCCAGGCCGACGCGCACGGGCAGCTCGCGAAACTGCAGCAAACGCTGGTGCGCGTGATGGCGCGCACGCGCCAGGGCGCGCTGCTGCGCGAAGGCATCAAGGTGGTGATCGCGGGACAACCGAATGCGGGGAAAAGCTCGCTGCTGAATGCGCTGGCCGGCGCCGAGCTGGCCATTGTCACGCCGGTGCCCGGCACCACGCGCGACAAGGTGGCACAGACCATCCAGATCGAGGGCGTGCCGCTGCATGTGATCGATACGGCGGGGCTGCGCGAGAGCGCGGACGAGGTCGAAAAAATCGGCATCGCGCGCGCTTGGGCCGAGATCGAGGGCGCCGATGCCGTGCTGTTCCTGCACGACCTGACGCGTGCGGATGCTACAGAATATAGAGCGGCTGACGCAGGCATAGCAGGGGCATTGGCCACAAAACTCTCGAAACATATTCCGGTGGTCGAGGTCTGGAACAAGCTCGACGCCGTGCCGGCCAATGCGCGTGACGCTGCGCCGCGCACCGGCGTGCGGCTGTCCGCCAAAACCGGCGCCGGGCTCGATACGCTGCGCCGCACCCTGCTGGACATCGCGGGCTGGCAGTCGGCGCCCGAGGGGGTTTACATCGCGCGTGAGCGCCATGTGCAGGCGCTGCGCCGGGTGGACGAGCATCTGGCACAGGCGGCGGGCCATCTTGCCAGCGCGGCGCAGGCGCTGGACCTGCTCGCCGAGGAGCTGCGGCTGGCGCAAAACGCGCTGGGCGAGATCACCGGGGAATTCACTTCGGACGATCTGCTCGGCGTGATCTTTTCGCAGTTTTGCATTGGCAAGTAG